In Tachysurus vachellii isolate PV-2020 chromosome 24, HZAU_Pvac_v1, whole genome shotgun sequence, the sequence GTTTATATTTTCACTGTGTTTCTGGTggcagtgaaaataaataaaagaatttaagCCATGCtctggggggcacagtggcttagtggttagcatgttcgattcacacctccagggtcggggttcgattcccgcctccaccttgagtgtgtggagtttgcatgttctctctgtgcctcgggggtttcctccgggtactccggtttcctcccccggtccaaagacatgcatggtaggttgattggcatctctggaaaattgtccctagtgtgtgattgcgtgagtgaatgaatgagtgtgtgtgtgtgtgggtgtgtgtgtgtgccctgcgacgggatggcactccgtccagagtgtatcctgccttgatgcccgatgacgcctgagataggcacaggctccccgtgacccgaggtagttcggataagcggtagaagatgaatgaatgaatgaatgaaagccaTGCTCTGGTTGGGTTTAAATCTGAATGCTGAATACAGTACATATGATGGAATATTTGAGGCCCTAAATAGCCACAGATACAAGTAGTTACACCTGTATTATCTATTAATTTAAATCATACTGTATTCGTTTTAGCACATTTTGTAAAGAagtctttttatttctattaagaCTGGTGTCCTTTCTGTGTCCTTCAAGCAGACCTCCCGCAATCGCCTATGGCAGACTGGAGCTTGCTGGGAAATTTCCTGGAAGAGGTGCAGGAGCACTCGACTTCAGTGGGCAAAGTGTGGCTCACTATCCTCTTCATATTCCGCATCCTGGTGCTGGGCACTGCAGCAGAGTCATCGTGGGGTGACGAGCAGGAGGACTTCACATGCGACACAGAACAGCCAGGTTGCGAGAACGTTTGCTATGACCGTGCCTTCCCCATCGCCCATATACGCTTCTGGGTGCTACAGATTGTCTTTGTATCTACACCTTCACTTATCTATATGGGACATGCCATGCACACTGTACGaagggaggagaagaaaaggcAGAAGGATCAGGAAGCTCAGGTAGCTGAtagtggaggaggaggtggaggtggtggtggcggTGGTGGAGGTAGTGCAGAGAAGTACCCAGAGGAAGAAAGGGATTGTGGAAAGGAGGAAGCCAGAATGGGAAAAGTGCATCTGAGGGGTGCGCTGCTACAGACCTACGTCCTGAGTATCATGATCCGCAGCCTGATGGAAGTGATCTTTATCGTAGTTCAGTATGTTATATACGGAATCTTCCTTGATGCACTGTACCTGTGCAAGGGGCCTCCTTGCCCACATACAGTCAACTGTTACATCTCAAGACCCACTGAAAAGAATGTCTTCATTGTGTTCATGCTTGTAGTGGCTGGTGTGTCTCTGGTTTTGAGTATTCTTGAGCTTTACCACTTAGCGTGGAAGCAGTGTCAAAGATGTGTCAAAGACCATCAGGCCAAAAAATATCAAAGATCCAATACAACACTGGCTATAACCTCTGCTTCTCCAGAACCTTCCACACCAAACAGAGCTTGTACCCCACCACCCGATTTCCATGAGTGCCTAGCAGCATCTACTCCACCTTCACACATATTCCAaacaaaaacgcacacacactctcacacgcatcCGTGCTGTCCACCATTTACCAACCAACTGGCATACCAGCAGAATTCTGCCAACATTGCAACAGAACGTCACCGGGATCATGACAGTATaggtcctgaagactttcttaAGATGAGCTTCACACAGGAATCCACAAATACGCCCAATTTGTGTGTTCCACCCACGCTGCTAAGCAATGGATTCTTGAGTGACAAACGACGGTTCAGCAAGAGCAGTGGAACTAGCAGTAGAGTGAGACCCGACGATCTGTCGGTATAGCCTTGTGCCCATAAAGTGACGCTATAAATTAGTAGTAGGTTTTATAGATTATGTTCACCACAGGTCTGTATTATAGCACTGGCCAAGGAATAGTAATAACAACTCATTCATGTTCAGTTACCTCTTTATTCTAGCAAGGCACACTTGCTAGAATAAAGCAAGTAGATTCACAGCCTAACCCAGGAACATTGGTCACACCTTGAATAGGATAGTGATGCTAGTCCTTCACAGGTTACCATGCACATGTATGCGTTCACACCTAAAGGAGGACTTGGAGGAAGTCTATGCACTAAAATCATGCTCAGAGTCAAACCAATTACCCCAGAGGCAGCAGCTCAAGCTGCTCTTCCACTATGTTGCCCTGGGACCCTTAACTGTGAAAAGATAAAGAGGTGCATATTTCACTGGATCCAGGTCACTGCAAAGCTTAAAACAAGGGAGGTTGTTACAGGCATTGTTACAGGTTTTAACTGCATACATTTAGCAGCTATCATAAACATTCAAAATGCATTTGccttattttacattattctaGATTAAAACGAGGGTTCATACGGCTCATCCAGATGAGGTTTGTTGATTGGTAGAGCCTCCTCATATTTCTTTATGTAAGCACTATCATCAGTAAATCTTAATACCTTTGTTTCCATATGTAAATAATACTGCATGAAAAGGGGattgctttttttcatttatttattcattttttaaaattcctataaatctgtttttaagcAGGTATAACAGCTCAAATGTCTGTTTTAGGCAGGAACATGGAAACACTAAAACGTGCAATTCCAGGCTTTGGAAAAGAAACAAAGGCTTTCAAACAAAGATTCATGTCAGCCACTAGATGGCAACAAATTTTAGTCCATTTTCCCCAGTGTTGCTCAACCCTGAGTGTAAAATAACCCACATTTATCCAAATTCCCCTGCAGTGCTGAAAGGTCATGTATGCTCAACCGTCCAATGAAGCTCAGACGTTCTGGGATTTCTTGTCCAGGCAAAACAGAAACTGATGCTTATGTTTCTGCAGCTGCTAAATAATCATACCATGTCCTAAAATTAGGCCTGTATGACATTTGTTCCTTACACTGGGTAATTATAGAAGTACAGAGCTGGTTCTTGGGAGCAGCACAGTGGGAATGTCACAAACCGATATGTTTAGTACGCATGTGCGAACTGGTGTGTAGTGTGCAAAAGGAATAGGATTACAGGTTAGGTAGCAATACTGAAATAGGGCTTCAGCCATTaggttttattatataaaaaaaaaggtcttacTCAACAGTGAATAATAATCAAGGTTCATGATGAAACCAGCTGTATGTTAAGGTTATTCAGGTGTCTAAGTAATATATAAAAGGAAAAGACATTTAACAGCGAGGGTGGAAAAACGATTTCTAATAGCTGAGAAGTCTCCTTAGAAATATTCCATGCTCTGCCAAAAATGGGCTTCAAAAAACAGGTCATGCAAACGTCCATTTCCAAAAATTGATATTTCTGCATGGCACTGTGCAGTCCATAGCCAGTACCTCAAGGCTCTGTACACTCTAGTACTGAaaagacatttacattcatcaaacttCATCTCTGTAACGGTTGTGAGTTCATTTTGTAATAATGTGCATTTCATTTAACAAATTTTAATATGGAATAAATTATTTGGTCAAAAAGTTAATCCAACATTGTGCCTTGACGTCAAGTCTGAATTTGTCAGGACCTGAATTTGTTAGTAGGCATTGACTGCATATTTTATTTCGTGCATCCTATATCCCTCCAGCAGGGGGTACTGTAAGACCATTCACATTCATAAAAGAAGGACACTGTACTGCCTGACACTTTATaccaaacaatatattttatttgtcttccaACACCACAGCCCAGCCTTAGGAAGTGGTTCAGTACCAAATTCAATGGAGTTACACATGACAAGCATCAACACAGGAGGGCTGGGGACATGGGGACAACTTATTagctttttctgttgtttttccattatttgttttctacaaaaaaaaaaggaaaagaaaaagaaagaaaaaaaaaagtattccaCCCAATCAGTAATCCAGCGCTGCACTGTGTTGCTGTCATATGCGGCTAAAACGATTCAATTTAACCATTCCCCTTCAGCATCTTCCCAAGTATCTGGCATTGCGGTCTTTGAGACTCCGTGGCTCTGGCAATTGATGTAACTGATACTGAGTGCATCTTCCAAGGATCTGAAGTGCCACGTTCCAGCTTACAAACAATTCCAGAAAATAAACCAGAACCACGCAGACAGCAAACATCAAATTACTGTTTCTACAGCCTGTTGTCAAagtgtttttctctacaataaaaaaagagcaaagGAAAAAACCACTTCTTATTCTTtacaattaatttttgtttgtgcttgtttttttaataatactatGATCTGTATGAGGTCTTAGTTTGGTTTATCATACATGGGAGTagcaaatgaaattaaaattaaaatattctgTACGCTTCCACGGTACACAGTATTTTTGTGGTGGTGTTTGTTGCACCATAATGGCTACCAACATCCACCTCCCAAAAACCCTCCCCCTTTACAAAtgtagatggaaaaaaaaaactatagaaGTCACTGGTAAAATCCCTTTAACAACAcaagtacagtacacacatacaaagagcATTTCATGACTCAGAGGAAAGTGATGCGATGAGATGTAAACATACAGCCAAGATGGTGCAACTTGTGACAAAATGTcccttgactttttttttttgttttcatttttactacTGTTCATTCAGTTTGGGTTCCGTCTCCGACCACATTTGTCACTCAGTTATCTGTCTCCTTTtgattttttaacataaaagtaCAACGATAAACCGCTACTTTAAGGTCATCCTTTAACTTGGTTTGCTGTTGGCTTTGTATGTGGCCTCACGCATATTTACTATGGCCACACAATGTCAGGCTAATAAAAAACCTTAAGTTGAGTCTCTGAATCCAAATACATTCCcaatgttccaaaaaaaaattcattccaTTGCAAATGATGCCAAATCTGGATTTAACTGTGTGGAGGGCATATTATTGTAGTGTGCAGAAATACCAATCCCCTCTTAGCACTCCACCTGCAAAATGACCTCCATTCTCATGAGCGAGGACTCCCCCTTTACACATCCAGGTGTCTTGTGAGCCTGTGGGTGTGTATACACATTAGCCTTGTCCTACCCAAGTGTATATGCACACAAGTGTCCAATTTTTACACATTGTtcatcacaaaacacacacccacacaaagctcattttgtttccttttataTAAAAAGTTCTTATTTTCACAGGTTTTACAGTATCCAGagtgttctgtgttttgtggCTGAGGCTTGTCAGTTCTTTGTAGCAGCTCAGAACATTATATTCCCAGGGTTCCCAGGGCCTGAATTAAACCCCATTCCTAGGTCTGCTGCCATGCCTCGTGGCCTCATCTGAGGAGGCATCATCATAGTCTGTTGAGGTCCACCCATTCCTTGTAGTGACATCATCATGTTAGGGGAACCTACAGGGCCAGGATGGTTGTACATGGGCCGTTCTTTACCTTGCATCATACCTGGGCCTCCCATCATACCTGGCTGCTGGCTTGGTGACAACATTCTGTGCTGGGGACCCATCATGCCTTGCCCCATAAATCCTGGAGGCCGCATGGGGTTGTGGCCGGGGTTCCCCATTGGCATGTCCTGAGGCCCCATGTGTCCAGGGCCTGGGGGACCTCCCATGCCCTGCATGGGGAGGCCCATCCTTGAGTTGCCCTCCCCAATCATCCCCTGCATGGGGGGAAAGCCAGGAGGGCCAGAAGAGTGAGGTGGCTTTCCACCAGGTGCATCTCCTCCGCGGGGAAAGTAAGATAGAGTCTGGCTGGGTTTCTCTGAGGGGATAATACGTGAGAGGTCAAATTCTGGAATTCCAGAAGCACCCGGCCGCATTACCTCATGTAAATCTGAGTCATTGAAGACACCCGACATGTTATTAAATTCCTGGCCCCCAGGTGTGTTGGGTTTGCACATTCCTGGTTCACCACCAGGCCCATGGGTCATGTTACCCATCCTTGCCATTGGACCCCCCTCTCCCTGGAAGCCCATTCCATGTGGGAAGCCACCCTGAGGTCCTGGACCATTGTGAGGAAATGGCATCTGCTGTGGTGGTGACTGTCCAGGAGGGAAGCCCTGTCCTCTGTGAGGAAGACCTATACGACCTTGGGGCATCATCTGGCTGTTACCCATGCCAGGGTCTTGGGAGACTGGTGGCATCATCATTCCATGTGACATCATGCCAGGACCCATGGGCCCTGAGTGAGGGGGCATGTTAGGGCCCATAGGATTGGGTGAAGGCATTTGGTTTGGCATGCCATGAGAAAGAGGCTGGGATCCCATGGTGTTCATTCCCATAGGGCTGAGTGAAGGCATGGGCCCAGCTGAGTTAGGTGTCATCATGCGTGGATGGCCTTGGTGGTGGTTTCCCATACCTGCAACAACGATCACAAAGGGAATTTATTTAGTGTTCCATGTATATTTCAATTGTAACAGTGTTCAAACCATATGAAACAAGTGATGGCTAAGACACGGTCAGGACAATACGATCCTATTGTTATGGTAAAGTAAATTATAGGATACTACCTCTAAAACAAACACTgctaaaacattataaaagaaacataaatgaaGGATTCATTCATTGCTTCATCttaactgatttttttgttctACTGGACAGCAGTTCTACTGgtcatcatttttcatttttcctaTTTACAAGATACGTATATAAACCGATCTCATTAAGCGACATTCATTACTAATGCTTTATAATTACTGTTGAACCCATAGCATATTACTAAAGGtactttttaatattcatcTTTCCACTCTGTGACCCCTCGTGCTCTGTGGAAAGGGTACGGGGTCATCACGAAAGAGACTGATCCCATCAGCAGAGAATTGAAAGGGGCAAATAGAAATCAAAGGGGCAAATAGAAACATTCTAAAGCAACGAAATGATTTCCATAGTGTAACTGAGCCAATTGTtgttcctttaatttgtcagttAATTGTATATGAGCCAATCAAACATTGATATAGTCTTACCAGGCATATTACTGTTCATTGATGGAAGGTTTGGCGATCTTGCAGGTGGCGAGTCATCATCTGAGCTGGCCACGGTTTTAATGGCGTCATGATAAAGGGGTGTGGAACTAGGCATAGCAAACTTGGACATTCGTGACATCATGATGGAGAGAGGATTCTGGGATAGCGTGGGTTCTGGCGGCATGGTGTAAGGACTGCTGGACGGAAGACTTCCTGGGACATTGATAGAGCCCGGCTGGCTGGTAGAACTACTGGAAGGTGGTGCAGAGGGAGGTGCACCTGGAGAAAATGAGTAAAGAGCTTAGTAAGGAGAGTACAAACAAACGTGTTTTTGTCAGCTGCAGAATCCATGCAGAATGCAttgctacacacaaacatgggAGTGTCCTGTAAACTTTACAACACTGAAtctataaaagtttaaaataaaacaaaaaatgtattaaaacagACATTTGTACCTTGCTCCACACTGCCCATCATATTTGGTGAGGTCATACTAAGCGGTGGTTTATTTTGTGGGATCCCTGGACTCTGCATGGGTGGCTTGGGTGAGGATGTCCAGCCAGGGGAGGGGGCAGGAAGTGATGGTGACTTCATATGGACGGGCGATGCACCTGCTGAACCCATCATTGGAGGAGACTTGATGGAGGCTGCCGCTGCTGCAGCAGCGGCTGCCGCTGCTGGTTGTCCACTAAGCATGCTGGCCAACTGTGAAGGTGTCTGTGGAGATTTGAGGTTACCCGAAGGGGAGCCTAGCATGGGAGACTGGACCTGCCGCAAGGTGGGGGACTTAAGTGGATTTACATTAGGGGAATTGGCTGGGCCAGACTGGACACTCAAGTCTGATGGTTTGCGGCCCATATTCCTCTGGTTAGGTGGAGGGCCTGAGCTGTTGGGAGGCTGGTTAGGAGGTAAAGGTGGCATGTGGCTAAGACGACCATTGCCACCTACGCTGCCTCCTCGCTGATCAGTGACAAAAGGTGGCTCACCTCTGGGTCCTCTTTGATTACCAGGCCCCTGAGGACCCATGACTGGGAATTGGCGGTTTGGTGCCATGTTGAAGTCACCTGGATGTGGCTGGTCAGGAAACGGGGGTCCCTGCATCATCTTCTGCTGGGGACCCATGGCCTCAGGCATGGGACCGCCACTATGCCTCATTTTCATAATCTCCTCTGGACTCATGTTCATCTGTGGGTCTCTCATCTTGGAAGCCATCATCTGAGGACTGGGCCCCATGTTAACATTGAGATTGCCAGGTCCCATTCCAAACTCACCCATGTCACGCCCCAAACCTTTCACAAACTCCATCCTTGAGGAGGGGCTCATGGGACCTTCCCCTGGCATTCTTGGAAACATCATGCCACCTCCATTCCCAGGCTCCATGGGCCTTTGATTCGCCATTACTCTGTTCATTTCCATCATCATGCTTGGTGGTAGACCCATGCCTTGCTTGTCACGATGGAACATAGCTTCTTGTACAGACTGAGGGTTGGGGAATCTCTCCACACGACCACCAGGACCTCCAAACATTCCCTGACCTGGTGGAAACCCCCTCCCATCCCCCATTTTAGGCATGTCATCAGGCCAGTTCATGCCAGGCCTAGGCATGGGATTAGGCCCTCCCTCCATATCAGGGTTCATCATTCCAGAAAAACCTGGCATTCTCTGCATGTGTGGATGCATTCCTCTAGGGCCCATGTTCATTTGCTCAGGAAATGGCTCTGGGGCCCCAGGTCCCCACATCTCACCAGGATTCATTTGGTAGGGAGGGGGTGGACCTCGCATCATACCCCGTGGGCCACCCTGATGAAGCATCATGTCTCCCATTGGTCTGTGCTGCATTTGCTCCTGTTTACGCTTCTTCTCCTCATAAAACTCCTGCTGTAACTTCAGCCAGGCCATCTGTTCTGGTGTCATGTGGTCACCATGTTCGCCACCAGAATGTGAATTCATGGGGCCTTGACCTTGTGGAGGTGGCCCAAGATCATCAGGTGAAAAATGCATGTCCCTGGGTCCTGGTGGCCCAAAGGGAGGTCCTTCTGAGCGTGGACCCCCAGGACCACCAGGTTTTCCCAAGCTCTGAGACTGAGCAATCATAGCTTGAAGTGGCCCCTGTTCAGGCTTCTTGGGACCACCTTCCATCATGGAAGCATTGGGTGGGGGTCCACCCATGTTTCCTTGACCCATGGCAGCCATATCTTTGTCATCTGGGAAAAGCATACGTTGGATGTCACGCAAAGTCTGTAGGGAGCGCTCTCGATGTTCCAACTGCTCCTGGGAAAGACCCTCAGGATTATCCCCCATGCTTGACATTATCTCATGGGCAAGCTGCTGCTGGTGTTGAGCTATTAATTTAGCATCGGTCACTTTGGGCTGGTCAAGAGAAGAGAAGCCTTGCTGCGGGCCAGCATTTGGAGCCTGATTGGGACCCTGACTACCAGGCGTCCCTGCCGGATTACTACCATCCTGTGATCCAGCACCATCATGTGGGCTGCTGCTGGGGAGGCTCTTTGAGTCCATGCCTCCTGAGGGTGGGCCATCCTGAGTGAGGCTGGCTGGTTTAGCCACTTGGGCTGCTTGCTGAGGTTGGACTGGTTGCGCTGAAGTTTGCTGCTGTGGTTGACCAGGCTGTGCTACTTTGGAGGCAGTTTGATGGTTCTGGTCAGAAGCGTGAGAAGACTGCTGTTGGGATTGTGTCCCCTGCTGCTTGGGGTCACTCCTGTGTGGCCCAAGTTGATTGTTCTGAAACAGATAAAGAGGATTTTATAGTGTTGTATACTActatggtttaaaaataaaaagttttaaatgcaACTTGTTTATTACCAAGGGAAGTTGTGGCTTTCCACCCTTGCCATTAGAAATATTGTTCATGTGATAAGTGATTATGTTGTCTGCACGGCCCGTGATTACTGCTTCTGCagccctgaaaaaaaaaaaaaagaacagagtcACTCAGGGGAGTTTTGGCATTTCATAGACTTACAACTATGCCCAAAAACACACTTTTCTCCGTACTGAAATAATAAAGCAGGGGCTCCTGATTAAATTACAATTTCAAATCAAGGGTTTAGTGTTTCATCCCACCCATTTAGTGTACTaatttgtaaattaaatttgaacCTCTATGTGCTTGCAAGTTTTCATTAACAACTCAACACATGTCCAACACAGGCAACCGAAGAAGATAAACAGTCTCAGTCTGTATTGTGACACCAGAATCATCACCCTTCCTGAGTAACATCAGCTCTGTAATGACATGCTGCTCAGTGGGAGATGCTCCTTATAGCAACAGCGTGCATCCCTCATAGATAATGTCACTGACATTTGGAATCCTGATGATTGTGATCTAAAGGTTTCATGAGTATCTGCCACCATGCCAATGACACCAACTCTCATTTCTCACATTTTCCAACACGGAGCCAGACATGGAAATTAGATAAGCTTCATTCACTAATTATTTGGTCTATCTGAAGGGAAATTAATGGGCATAGTTCAGGTGTAACTGAGGGCTTTTGCCCCTCAAAgccattaaaattattaaacagaGTTCTTGTAGATACAGAGTATCTAATGTATCATGGTACAACTGTTGATCTGGTTCACTGGGTGTcaaatttgtataatattacactGTTATTTTCAGGAGAAAAGACAACAGGATTCATATATTCAGACGTTCCAATGACTGAATATTCTCCCTTATTGACCGACTGCTCATCTCCCTAACTCAAcgagtaaatgtaaaaaatacatgttctgataaaataatttaattacagTTGCACCCGGACtttgaacaaacaaatgaactgtGAGATCTgaacaattaaataaagaatgaaatgaaaaaaatctagTTGTATAAGCCTTACTTGTTTGCCATTTCTGTGGTGAAGACGTAAACAACCTTTGACCCAGATTTTTGACTGCTGCCCATCTCTGGTGTGTTTTGTCctccaacagcattgtgggtagGCGTTGAGGCTGCCAAGGTGTTCGGATCTGGCTTGATGTCATTGGAGTTACAGTCTGAGAGGTGAGGGTAAAGCAGACAGGTAAAGACATGTGTAGGTACGAAATTTAGGATAATTGTCTGCAATCAATACAAAATGGTGGTTTCTGACAttaagaaagttttttttattctctaacTTGGTGGATACATAATGTTACCGTTCAGCAacagttcattttaaattttatagaaCTTTTCTCCTTTATCTCTCTAATGCTTTTAATGTTTCTTTCAGACTGGCTGCCAACTCCTGTCTATCAAAGTGTAGTCAGACTTCTTTCCCACCTAAAGTTGAGACATGATGTCATTTGATTTGTATGCATATGTGGTACTTTATGTCGGCTCAATTTCCCACCAATACTGACGAGACAGCCATTACCATCACAGGACTGGCCTAGCaccattttattataattttctcTTTTGGAATAACTGCATTAACTCATATGGACTGTAGTCACATGACTGTAGCCAAGTAATGTGGGTTCAACCTTGTTCAGCTGTATTATTTCTGGTCTAGGATAATATATTCACCTTACTTAGTGCTTACTAATTGTCAGAGTTGAATCGGTTACAGTATGCTGTGAAAGGAAGCAGCTGGGATTTATGACCATCACAGCAGTTACAAAATTCCAAAAGCCAGACACTTACTGAAGAATCCTGGATCATCTTCATCACTCTCCCCTCCTGAACACCAGTCAGCTCCACTATAGGGCTGCCGTCGTTCGGCTACACATAACCTCTTTGCCCTACTGCCCAGTTCtgcaggaaggaaagaaggagaaTTATTAGCGCTCTGCTCCTATccgaaaaaaaaatatatatttttttttaaaatatataaaatatatatatctctttttttaatcaagagTCATGAATAATACCCATTTATTTCATAAACTATTTTTAAACCAAAACTAAACAGatataaatgtatgaaaatctgaaatcaaataaaacctACTGAGTTTTGAGAACTATAGACAGTGTTTTCGTTCAGGATAACTTTCATATATTTGCATTCTGTGcagtaaataaaagtttacttttaagtaaataaaattttactttTGAAAATTTCACCCTCTCTGAGTAGATAAGTTCCTGTTGTTTTTACCTACGACCTTGTGGTCTACTACACTGACCGTCAGCACCATCTGTATACCGCATACACACCACTTCCCTGTAGCCAGGATACAGCAGTGTCTAGAACCACTGCTCAGATAATAGagttggaataaaaaaagaggaGCATAACAGGACTTCCTGTGTGGAGAACACACTTGATGCAGAAGCAAACAAACGCCATGAGCAAACTCCCTACAGcaaagtcaaacacacacaaactaacctGGCAGGCTGGCTAAGAGAGACGTGCACATGCACAAAACAACCTATATACTAACTACTTTACCTCCCATTGAGTCAGGAAGCCCATTCACGCACAAACACAGGTGGGGGCTCATCTTATGCTTTGCACAGCTTTGGCCGCGTCTTCATAAACGCATTTTCTATCAGTACACCTCAGGTAAGCTCAGAGAACAATGATTAAACGTcacgtactgtatatataaactcATAACAGACCATAT encodes:
- the gja5b gene encoding gap junction protein, alpha 5b; translated protein: MADWSLLGNFLEEVQEHSTSVGKVWLTILFIFRILVLGTAAESSWGDEQEDFTCDTEQPGCENVCYDRAFPIAHIRFWVLQIVFVSTPSLIYMGHAMHTVRREEKKRQKDQEAQVADSGGGGGGGGGGGGGSAEKYPEEERDCGKEEARMGKVHLRGALLQTYVLSIMIRSLMEVIFIVVQYVIYGIFLDALYLCKGPPCPHTVNCYISRPTEKNVFIVFMLVVAGVSLVLSILELYHLAWKQCQRCVKDHQAKKYQRSNTTLAITSASPEPSTPNRACTPPPDFHECLAASTPPSHIFQTKTHTHSHTHPCCPPFTNQLAYQQNSANIATERHRDHDSIGPEDFLKMSFTQESTNTPNLCVPPTLLSNGFLSDKRRFSKSSGTSSRVRPDDLSV